A window of the Polaribacter sp. HaHaR_3_91 genome harbors these coding sequences:
- the hemH gene encoding ferrochelatase, translated as MKGILLNNLGSPDSTETQDVKNYLGEFLMDERVIDIPYWKRWLLINGIILQTRPKKAGAAYKKIWWKEGSPLVVISQRFTDKVIKKVDLPVALAMRYGSMTMEKGIKELVDKGVTEIFLAPLYPHYAMSSYETVVVKAEEILAEKYPQVKLDVLPAFYNEPDYIKAMSNNIANHLEGFDYDHILFSYHGIPERHIMKSDVTKNHCKIDGSCCERNSVAHHTCYRHQCFETTKEIAKTLNLKEGTYSNSFQSRLLKDPWLKPYTDFEIEKFPGEGKKKLAVVTPAFVADCLETLEEIAMEGKDEFMKFGGKDYKHIPCMNDNDDWVDVMVKWINDWKNK; from the coding sequence ATGAAGGGAATATTACTTAACAATTTAGGATCACCAGACTCTACAGAAACACAAGACGTTAAAAATTATTTAGGAGAATTTTTAATGGATGAACGCGTAATTGACATTCCGTATTGGAAACGTTGGTTACTAATTAACGGAATTATACTACAAACAAGACCAAAAAAAGCAGGTGCCGCTTATAAGAAAATCTGGTGGAAAGAAGGTTCTCCGTTAGTGGTAATATCTCAAAGATTTACAGATAAAGTGATTAAAAAAGTAGACCTACCAGTTGCCTTGGCAATGCGCTATGGTTCTATGACCATGGAAAAAGGGATTAAAGAATTGGTTGATAAAGGGGTTACAGAAATTTTTTTAGCGCCATTATATCCTCATTACGCAATGTCTTCCTACGAGACAGTTGTTGTAAAAGCTGAAGAAATTTTAGCTGAGAAATACCCACAAGTAAAATTAGACGTTTTACCTGCCTTTTATAACGAGCCTGATTATATAAAAGCAATGAGTAATAACATTGCCAATCATTTAGAAGGGTTTGATTACGATCATATTTTATTTTCTTACCATGGAATTCCAGAGCGTCATATCATGAAATCAGACGTTACCAAAAACCACTGTAAAATAGATGGTTCTTGTTGCGAGCGTAACTCTGTTGCACATCACACATGTTACAGACATCAATGTTTTGAAACAACCAAAGAAATTGCGAAAACCTTAAATTTAAAAGAAGGCACGTATAGCAATTCTTTTCAATCTCGTTTATTAAAAGACCCTTGGTTAAAACCTTATACCGATTTCGAAATTGAGAAATTTCCAGGTGAAGGTAAAAAGAAATTAGCCGTTGTTACACCAGCTTTTGTTGCAGATTGTTTAGAAACTTTAGAAGAAATTGCCATGGAAGGTAAAGACGAATTCATGAAGTTTGGTGGTAAAGATTACAAACACATACCATGTATGAATGACAATGACGATTGGGTAGATGTAATGGTGAAATGGATTAACGATTGGAAGAACAAGTAA
- a CDS encoding TrmH family RNA methyltransferase codes for MEQLTHYDIENNQKQFPITIVCDAIRTPENIGMCFRISESFGVQKIYFHENSPSTENRIVKKTARNTVNQIEHDVYNNFDALIQQLKQEGNTIIGIEITDKSIDIQDFNFKNYEKIVLLLGSERNGIENINLLDETIAIPMYGRNSSMNVIHSLAITLYEVTNQLAISSKQ; via the coding sequence TTGGAACAATTAACACATTACGATATAGAAAACAATCAAAAACAATTTCCGATAACAATTGTTTGCGATGCCATTAGAACACCTGAAAACATAGGAATGTGTTTTAGAATTTCGGAAAGTTTTGGAGTGCAAAAAATTTATTTTCACGAGAATTCACCTTCTACAGAAAATAGAATTGTAAAAAAAACGGCAAGAAATACGGTAAATCAAATTGAACATGACGTTTACAACAATTTTGATGCGCTAATACAGCAATTAAAGCAAGAAGGAAACACCATTATTGGTATAGAAATTACTGATAAAAGCATCGATATTCAAGATTTTAATTTTAAAAATTATGAAAAAATCGTATTACTTTTGGGGAGCGAAAGAAATGGAATTGAAAACATAAATTTACTGGACGAAACAATTGCAATACCAATGTACGGTAGAAACTCTAGTATGAATGTAATACATAGTTTAGCGATTACATTATATGAAGTTACAAATCAGTTGGCAATAAGCAGTAAGCAGTAA
- a CDS encoding AraC family transcriptional regulator produces the protein MFKNVGESTFEEITLEKGFYVLHFQNESKEVENFERKINNAFIQIHFCLRGKSKFLFNNGTYSFDVLDNRAILLYNPQGVLPINLEIQPKTTLVSLLISIEKFHSLFSKESGYIPFLSNENSNKKYYDDTEIKPTVSIILQQIINSKTNNSIRDLYVRGKVYELLSIHFQKEENPEGEFCPFLVDEQNVLKIRKAKEIIIARMAEPPSLQELANEIGLNIKKLKEGFKQIYGDTVYSFLFDYKMEYARKLLESNQFNVNEVGVKVGYSTSSHFIAAFKKKFGTTPKKYVMSLKE, from the coding sequence ATGTTCAAAAATGTCGGAGAAAGTACATTTGAAGAAATTACTTTAGAAAAAGGGTTTTATGTGCTTCATTTTCAGAACGAAAGTAAAGAAGTAGAAAACTTTGAAAGGAAAATAAATAATGCCTTTATACAAATTCACTTTTGTTTAAGAGGGAAATCTAAATTTTTATTTAATAATGGCACCTACTCTTTTGATGTTCTAGACAATAGAGCAATTTTATTATACAATCCGCAAGGAGTTTTACCCATCAATTTAGAGATTCAACCAAAAACAACATTGGTTTCATTGTTAATTTCTATCGAAAAATTTCACTCCTTATTTTCTAAAGAATCTGGTTACATTCCTTTTTTAAGTAATGAGAACAGTAACAAGAAATATTACGATGACACAGAAATAAAACCAACTGTTTCTATTATTTTACAACAAATTATCAATTCTAAAACAAATAACTCTATTAGAGATTTATATGTTAGAGGTAAAGTATACGAATTGTTAAGCATCCATTTTCAGAAAGAAGAAAATCCAGAAGGCGAGTTTTGTCCGTTTTTAGTAGATGAACAGAATGTTTTAAAAATTAGAAAAGCCAAAGAAATTATTATTGCAAGAATGGCAGAACCACCAAGTTTGCAAGAACTAGCAAATGAAATTGGTTTAAACATAAAAAAATTAAAAGAAGGTTTTAAACAAATTTACGGAGATACTGTTTATAGTTTTCTGTTTGATTATAAAATGGAATACGCTAGAAAATTGTTAGAGAGCAATCAATTTAATGTAAATGAAGTTGGTGTAAAAGTTGGTTATAGTACATCTAGCCATTTTATAGCAGCATTTAAAAAGAAATTTGGCACAACGCCTAAGAAGTATGTAATGAGCTTAAAAGAGTAA